From a region of the Stegostoma tigrinum isolate sSteTig4 chromosome 25, sSteTig4.hap1, whole genome shotgun sequence genome:
- the LOC125463409 gene encoding chymotrypsin-like elastase family member 2A: MTETPGVKIENKSQMDAVVNVWENIRGNEGRSSRNTGHTSVNEEDKKNSNESVRLGKEDMEDNTRSMRSSEQKYSTNNGNDRLSEEHVQDNAEDAALKTEHVLIENSIKKAMMDFFPVVECAWTINLISILLCAALSCFWPVSRFLNGRLLIKCSKRPAVNEEEEDLNSETLGNHDADPGAWPWLVSVQIASKDGTYGHTCGGSVIDNYWVLTAAHCFKAKVANNVEKIMLVFGLEQISRFSKDTYARPVAEVIKHENYNPDTESNDIALIKVTDPIVFTDYVQPVCLQYQKLDIAELKPCVTAGWGMVEGKGRRVDILQEQEISIIPTAICNQGDWYNGSLSDQVLCAGFKWAGPDRCQTDSGGPLVCKVLGAGKFYQLGITNWGLGCGHKVHPGIYTSVRKYIEWIEWKTSKLGERQMAAEGSRMASINKKNSAIRSQVYGFLTAVGLVSLFI, translated from the exons ATGACAGAGACGCCAGGAGTTAAGATAGAGAATAAGAGCCAAATGGATGCAGTAGTGAATGTTTGGGAGAATATACGAGGGAATGAGGGGCGGAGCAGCAGAAATACTGGTCATACAAGTGTGAATGAAGAGGACAAGAAAAACAGCAATGAAAGTGTGAGGCTGGGCAAAGAAGATATGGAAGACAACACAAGGAGTATGAGATCTAGTGAACAGAAGTACAGCACCAACAATGGGAACGACAGGCTGAGTGAAGAGCATGTGCAAGATAATGCTGAGGATGCAGCCTTAAAAACAGAGCATGTGCTGATTGAGAATTCGATTAAGAAAGCTATGATGGATTTCTTCCCTGTGGTGGAGTGTGCATGGACTATCAACCTGATCAGCATATTGCTATGTGCTGCGTTATCCTGCTTCTGGCCAGTCAGCAGATTTTTGAATGGCAGGTTATTGATCA AATGCAGCAAACGACCAGCAGTAAATGAAGAAGAGGAAGACCTGAATTCAGAGACTCTGGGGAACCATGATGCTGATCCAGGAGCATGGCCTTGGCTGGTCAGTGTACAGATTGCATCAAAGGATGGAACTTACGGTCACACCTGTGGAGGATCTGTCATTGACAACTACTGGGTGCTGACGGCAGCTCACTGCTTCAAGGCCAAAGTAGCAAA CAACGTAGAGAAAATTATGCTGGTGTTCGGATTAGAACAGATCTCGAGGTTTAGTAAAGACACATACGCCAGACCCGTTGCAGAAGTCATCAAGCATGAAAATTACAATCCGGACACTGAATCTAATGACATTGCCCTCATCAAGGTCACTGATCCCATTGTGTTCACCGACTACGTGCAGCCAGTGTGCCTTCAGTACCAGAAACTTGATATTGCTGAACTCAAGCCTTGTGTCACTGCCGGATGGGGCATGGTGGAGGGGAAAG GTAGACGAGTAGATATTTTACAGGAACAAGAGATCAGTATAATCCCGACAGCTATCTGCAATCAGGGTGATTGGTATAATGGCTCATTGTCTGATCAAGTCCTGTGCGCTGGATTTAAATGGGCCGGACCAGACAGGTGTCAG ACGGATAGCGGAGGCCCATTGGTATGTAAAGTGCTTGGAGCAGGTAAATTCTATCAACTAGGAATCACCAACTGGGGCTTAGGTTGTGGTCACAAGGTCCATCCAGGCATCTACACATCTGTGCGGAAGTACATTGAGTGGATTGAGTGGAAAACGTCAAAACTGGGTGAAAGGCAAATGGCAGCTGAAGGTTCTCGCATGGCATCGATAAATAAGAAAAACAGTGCTATCCGTTCACAAGTTTATGGCTTTCTCACAGCAGTTGGGCTGGTGTCTCTCTTTATCTAA